In one window of Methanosarcina vacuolata Z-761 DNA:
- a CDS encoding cupin domain-containing protein — MKGFSINIEEATLENSNFRKVLYTSKHSQLVLMSLKPGEEIGMEVHEENDQFFRFEQGKGKCIIDGNEYELSDGVAVVVPAGAQHNVINTSETEELKLYTIYSPAHHKDGIVRATKEEAEANEAEFDGVTTE, encoded by the coding sequence ATGAAAGGATTTTCTATAAATATCGAAGAAGCCACTCTGGAAAACAGTAATTTCCGCAAGGTACTCTATACCTCAAAACACAGCCAGCTGGTACTTATGAGCCTCAAGCCCGGGGAAGAAATCGGGATGGAAGTGCATGAGGAAAACGACCAGTTTTTCCGTTTTGAGCAGGGGAAGGGGAAGTGCATAATTGACGGTAACGAATACGAACTAAGTGACGGCGTTGCAGTAGTTGTGCCGGCCGGTGCTCAGCACAATGTCATCAATACTTCGGAAACAGAGGAGCTGAAACTCTATACAATCTATTCACCGGCGCACCACAAGGACGGAATCGTGCGTGCGACAAAAGAAGAAGCCGAAGCCAATGAAGCGGAATTCGATGGAGTAACTACGGAATAA
- a CDS encoding Acg family FMN-binding oxidoreductase has product MPDMTALLHHAVMAPSGHNTQPWKFRIKENTIFIYPEISRRLPVVDPLERELYISLGCALENLVIAAEHEGYRALVGYSFEDGAISVNLELAEGKANNDWLFNAIPIKQSTRRQYDGRPIPGADMERLASLPLEQGVSVLFVTEPEKIEGIIELVKEGNSIQMNDRDFMQELISWIRFNEAEANRYRDGLSSKAMGNPSSPRFIGKLFMKFFLNAKGQSKKDEKHIRSSSVLMVLLSENDDINSWINTGRSFERLALCATALGIKNAHINQPCEVPELKKTLQKLLSAGNMHPQLLLRLGYAESLPRSLRRPVSEVII; this is encoded by the coding sequence TTCGGGGCACAATACACAGCCCTGGAAGTTCAGGATAAAAGAGAATACAATTTTTATTTATCCAGAGATCTCAAGGAGACTCCCGGTTGTTGACCCCCTGGAAAGGGAGCTATATATAAGCCTCGGATGTGCACTGGAGAATCTGGTAATAGCTGCCGAGCATGAAGGGTACAGAGCACTGGTGGGATACTCTTTTGAGGACGGGGCTATTTCTGTAAATCTAGAGCTTGCAGAAGGTAAAGCCAATAATGACTGGCTTTTCAATGCTATCCCTATAAAGCAGAGTACTCGAAGACAATATGATGGAAGACCTATTCCTGGAGCTGATATGGAAAGGCTTGCATCACTGCCATTAGAGCAGGGAGTGTCGGTGCTTTTTGTGACTGAACCGGAAAAAATAGAAGGGATAATAGAGCTTGTTAAGGAAGGCAACAGCATACAGATGAATGACCGGGATTTTATGCAGGAACTGATTTCATGGATAAGATTCAACGAGGCCGAAGCAAACAGATATCGTGATGGTCTTAGCTCAAAGGCCATGGGAAACCCGTCATCGCCTCGCTTCATAGGGAAACTATTCATGAAATTCTTTTTGAATGCTAAGGGCCAATCGAAAAAGGATGAAAAACACATCAGAAGCTCGTCTGTGTTGATGGTCTTACTGTCGGAAAACGATGATATCAACTCCTGGATCAATACAGGGCGAAGTTTTGAAAGGCTGGCATTATGTGCCACAGCTCTTGGTATCAAAAACGCCCACATAAATCAGCCGTGTGAAGTGCCGGAACTCAAAAAGACGTTACAAAAGCTATTGTCCGCAGGCAACATGCACCCCCAGCTTTTACTACGCCTGGGATATGCAGAGTCTCTTCCCAGATCTCTGAGAAGACCTGTGTCCGAGGTTATAATCTGA